The following are encoded in a window of Vibrio azureus genomic DNA:
- a CDS encoding alkanal monooxygenase produces the protein MKFGNFLLTYQPPELSQSEVMKRMVNIGKASEECGFDTVWLLEHHFTEFGLLGNPYVAAANLLGATKTLNVGTAAIVLPTAHPVRQAEDVNLLDQMSKGRFMFGICRGLYNKDFRVFGTDMSNSRALMDCWYDLMTEGFKEGYMSSDSEHIKFPKVQLNPSSYTKGGAPVYVVAESASTTEWAAERGLPMILSWIINATEKKAQLDLYNEVAAENGHDYTKVDHCLSYITSVDADSNKAKEKCRAFLAHWYDSYVNATTIFDDSNQIQGYDFNKGQWRDFVLKGHKDTNRRIDYSYEINPVGTPEECIEIIQKDIDITGISNICCGFEANGSEEEIIACMKRFESDVMPYLKEKQ, from the coding sequence ATGAAATTTGGAAACTTCCTTCTCACTTATCAACCACCTGAGTTATCTCAGTCAGAAGTGATGAAGAGAATGGTTAACATTGGCAAAGCATCAGAAGAATGTGGCTTTGATACTGTTTGGCTATTGGAACACCACTTTACGGAGTTTGGCTTACTAGGAAACCCCTATGTTGCTGCTGCGAACTTACTTGGTGCAACCAAAACTCTGAATGTTGGTACTGCTGCCATTGTTTTACCAACGGCTCATCCGGTAAGGCAAGCAGAGGACGTCAATCTATTAGACCAAATGTCTAAAGGGCGCTTTATGTTTGGTATTTGTCGTGGCCTGTACAACAAAGATTTCCGAGTCTTTGGTACGGACATGAGCAACAGCCGAGCATTGATGGATTGTTGGTACGACCTCATGACAGAAGGCTTCAAAGAAGGTTACATGTCTTCTGATAGTGAGCACATCAAGTTTCCTAAAGTTCAATTAAACCCGAGTTCATACACCAAAGGCGGCGCACCTGTTTATGTTGTGGCAGAGTCTGCGTCTACCACTGAATGGGCTGCAGAGCGTGGTTTACCGATGATCTTAAGCTGGATCATTAATGCGACTGAAAAGAAAGCTCAGCTTGATCTTTATAATGAAGTTGCTGCTGAAAATGGTCATGACTACACCAAAGTGGACCACTGCTTATCCTATATCACGTCAGTTGATGCAGATTCCAATAAAGCGAAAGAGAAATGCCGCGCTTTCCTTGCGCACTGGTATGACTCTTATGTGAATGCGACAACAATTTTTGATGATTCCAACCAGATACAAGGTTATGACTTTAACAAAGGCCAGTGGCGAGACTTTGTTCTAAAAGGGCACAAAGACACCAACCGTCGTATCGACTACAGCTATGAAATCAACCCAGTTGGCACGCCTGAGGAGTGTATTGAAATTATCCAAAAAGATATTGATATTACAGGGATTAGCAATATTTGCTGTGGCTTTGAAGCAAATGGCTCTGAAGAAGAAATCATCGCATGTATGAAGCGATTCGAGTCGGATGTAATGCCATATCTCAAAGAGAAGCAGTAA
- a CDS encoding acyl transferase, with protein MNNQCRTINHVLYVDGGQEIHIWETPPKDKTPPRNSTILIASGFARRMDHFAGLAEYLSENGFHVFRYDSLHHVGLSSGTIDEFTMTTGKKSLCTVYQWIKHLGAPNIGLIAASLSARVAYEVVADLDLSFLITAVGVVNLRDTLGKALGFDYLSLPINELPDDLDFEGHKLGAEVFVRDCFEQNWDTLDTTLQRVQSTSVPLIAFTANNDDWVKQEEVYEMLSNISSGNCKLYSLLGSSHDLGENLVVLRNFYQSVTKAAIAMDNGSLEIAVDLVEPDFEQLTIATVNERRLKAEIENRAPEMA; from the coding sequence ATGAACAATCAATGCAGGACTATCAATCATGTTTTATATGTTGATGGTGGTCAGGAAATTCATATTTGGGAAACACCACCTAAAGATAAAACGCCACCAAGAAATAGTACAATTTTAATTGCTTCAGGGTTTGCTCGAAGAATGGATCATTTTGCAGGGCTAGCAGAATATTTATCCGAAAATGGCTTCCATGTTTTTCGTTATGACTCATTGCACCATGTAGGTTTGAGCTCAGGCACTATTGATGAATTCACGATGACGACAGGTAAGAAGAGTCTGTGCACCGTTTATCAATGGATCAAGCATCTAGGTGCACCCAATATTGGCTTAATTGCCGCGAGCCTTTCTGCTCGAGTCGCTTATGAGGTCGTCGCTGATCTTGATTTGTCTTTTCTAATCACGGCGGTCGGCGTAGTGAATTTACGCGATACCTTGGGAAAAGCACTGGGTTTTGATTACCTCAGCCTACCGATTAACGAGTTACCTGATGATCTCGATTTTGAAGGTCATAAGCTTGGTGCAGAAGTTTTTGTTCGAGACTGTTTTGAACAAAACTGGGACACCTTAGATACAACGCTACAAAGAGTTCAAAGCACTTCTGTCCCGTTGATTGCTTTTACTGCAAATAATGATGATTGGGTTAAGCAAGAAGAAGTGTATGAGATGTTATCCAACATAAGTAGTGGTAACTGCAAACTTTATTCTTTGCTCGGCAGTTCTCATGACTTAGGAGAAAACTTAGTTGTTCTGAGAAACTTCTATCAATCTGTAACGAAAGCAGCGATCGCTATGGACAATGGCAGTTTAGAGATCGCCGTGGACTTGGTAGAGCCAGACTTTGAGCAACTTACCATCGCGACGGTGAATGAACGCCGTCTTAAAGCTGAAATTGAAAATCGAGCGCCTGAAATGGCTTAG
- a CDS encoding aldehyde dehydrogenase family protein: MEKNLPLIINGRVLSDFDDYYQLKFNDASVKLPSLESIDVSEIFSSGSNISKSVNEIINFIYTVGQRWKNEEYSRRRAYIRSLITFLGYSPQMAKLEANWIAMLLCSKSALYDIIETELGSTHIQDEWYPQGECYVKAFPKGRLLHLLAGNVPLAGVTSILRGILTKNQNIIRVSASDPFTAHALAMSFIDVDAHHPISRSLSVMYWPHEGEALKAKEIISQVDVVAAWGGESAIEWAVKHAPAHIDILKFGPKKSFTVLDDPQDLEAAASGVAHDVCFYDQSACFSTQNIYFSGEKYEEFKVKLIEKLNLYEEILPKKKQSFDDDALFSFTRLECQFSGLNVLSNIKNKWMVIESNPGVEINQPLSRCVYIHKIEEVKDVLSFIEKHKTQTISFFPWESSKKYRDLFGEKGVERIVESGMNNIFRVGGAHDAMRPLQRLVRFVSHERPYTFTTKDVSVEIEQTRFLEEDKFLVFVP; this comes from the coding sequence ATGGAAAAAAACCTTCCCCTGATTATAAATGGACGCGTGTTATCTGACTTTGATGATTATTATCAATTGAAGTTTAATGATGCGTCTGTGAAATTGCCTAGCTTAGAATCTATTGATGTTTCAGAGATATTTAGTTCTGGAAGTAATATATCTAAAAGTGTCAATGAAATAATCAATTTTATTTACACAGTTGGTCAGCGTTGGAAAAATGAAGAGTACTCTAGAAGAAGAGCTTATATTCGTTCCCTTATCACCTTTTTAGGTTATTCACCTCAAATGGCGAAATTAGAAGCGAACTGGATTGCAATGCTTCTTTGTTCGAAAAGTGCGCTATACGATATTATAGAAACCGAGCTAGGTTCAACCCATATTCAAGATGAATGGTATCCACAAGGTGAATGTTACGTAAAAGCTTTTCCAAAAGGGCGTTTATTACATTTACTGGCTGGAAATGTTCCATTAGCTGGTGTCACCTCAATATTAAGAGGTATCTTGACAAAAAATCAGAATATTATTCGTGTTTCAGCGTCTGATCCATTTACGGCTCATGCTTTAGCAATGAGCTTTATTGATGTCGACGCACATCATCCGATTTCCCGCTCTCTATCTGTTATGTACTGGCCTCATGAGGGAGAAGCATTAAAGGCAAAAGAAATCATTAGTCAAGTGGATGTTGTAGCTGCTTGGGGTGGAGAATCGGCGATTGAGTGGGCAGTAAAACATGCTCCGGCTCATATTGATATCTTGAAATTTGGACCGAAGAAAAGCTTCACTGTACTGGATGACCCGCAGGATTTGGAGGCGGCGGCATCTGGTGTTGCTCACGATGTTTGCTTTTACGATCAAAGTGCTTGTTTCTCTACGCAGAATATTTATTTTTCTGGTGAAAAATATGAGGAGTTTAAGGTTAAGTTGATCGAAAAACTCAATCTGTATGAAGAAATTCTACCTAAGAAAAAACAAAGCTTCGATGATGATGCACTCTTCTCATTTACTCGACTAGAGTGCCAATTTTCAGGTTTAAATGTTTTATCTAATATAAAAAACAAATGGATGGTTATTGAATCCAACCCTGGCGTGGAAATCAATCAGCCATTGAGTCGATGTGTTTATATACACAAGATTGAAGAGGTTAAAGATGTGCTGAGTTTTATAGAGAAACATAAAACTCAAACTATTTCTTTCTTCCCTTGGGAATCTTCTAAAAAATATCGAGATTTGTTTGGTGAAAAAGGAGTGGAAAGAATTGTTGAATCTGGAATGAATAATATATTTAGGGTTGGTGGCGCGCATGATGCAATGCGTCCATTACAACGTTTAGTTCGATTTGTATCTCATGAAAGACCATATACCTTTACCACTAAGGATGTATCCGTAGAAATAGAGCAAACTCGTTTTCTGGAAGAAGATAAATTCTTGGTTTTTGTCCCTTAA
- a CDS encoding LruC domain-containing protein: protein MKHLPTSVGVLGMLMASSALNATPFSTCPSEAYLIQGQPASVNAVNLVTGTYSEVAANIGLGDSKFNAAGFNQSDGYIYGNDGEHLRFLRMGSDFQAEVLNVSNHPNYNFSAGDVYNNHLYLYKSSKGIFKIALAPLASDPSASLSIVTVKSYNSTKASHADIAIHPITGVMYGIDNNTGILYEYQLSNGSKTNRGHTGLGGDVFGALYFDGAGYLYAASNNTGDIYRVNLSTPGDFSDIAGTYFATGPASGSNDGARCATAPLVASSSNIDFGDAPDSYDTLISSNGPRHELNGITFLGSSPADGDPDGQADDNLSGNADEDGVGFVSALDPGLSSVITVNASTTGYLSAWFDWNRDGDFLDPGEQVFTDELLSAGTNVMPFVVSTSATAGASWSRFRFSQETGLSYNGGSTSGEVEDHPITITNNGYSIEYFPSANSFATVAFEDNWPYTVDYDMNDVVVKFRITEMLLASHIENIQITGDLAAYGASYKNGFAIRLPGIDKSIIETGLTTLSINGVEQATSGLEAISNEAIFIIDDNLSDFASSSCDYFRTESGCTDSIALNFTLNIYFTEDSDRSGLQTKPYDPFIFATPDEYHGEGISFQPGRKWEVHLPGQAPTEQFDTSLFGIGLDASNSGTNNYFKTATYLPWALLIVEDWKWPLERVDMVVAYPEFKTWAESGGVQSTNWHESPTTAKCYIP from the coding sequence ATGAAACATCTGCCTACCTCAGTTGGTGTGCTCGGAATGCTGATGGCAAGTTCAGCACTCAATGCGACACCTTTTTCAACTTGCCCTAGCGAAGCATACCTGATTCAGGGCCAGCCAGCTTCGGTAAATGCAGTCAACTTAGTAACGGGTACCTATTCTGAAGTTGCTGCTAACATAGGCCTTGGCGATTCAAAGTTCAATGCTGCGGGTTTCAATCAATCTGACGGCTACATATATGGTAATGATGGTGAGCACCTTCGCTTCCTTCGTATGGGAAGTGACTTTCAAGCAGAGGTTCTAAACGTCAGTAATCATCCCAACTACAATTTCTCAGCTGGGGACGTATATAACAACCACCTTTATTTGTACAAATCCTCGAAGGGTATCTTCAAAATTGCTCTCGCCCCTCTCGCTTCTGATCCTTCTGCATCTCTATCGATAGTGACGGTAAAAAGCTACAATTCAACAAAAGCCTCTCACGCTGATATTGCTATACATCCTATTACTGGGGTGATGTACGGTATTGATAACAATACAGGTATCCTATATGAATACCAATTATCAAACGGCAGCAAGACGAACAGAGGTCATACTGGTCTAGGTGGTGATGTATTCGGGGCTCTATATTTTGATGGTGCGGGTTACTTGTACGCTGCGAGCAACAATACGGGTGATATATATCGTGTCAACCTAAGTACTCCTGGTGATTTTTCTGATATTGCTGGCACCTACTTTGCCACTGGTCCTGCTTCAGGGAGTAACGACGGCGCTCGATGTGCTACTGCACCTTTAGTTGCAAGCAGCTCAAATATTGATTTTGGTGATGCACCTGACTCTTACGACACTCTTATCTCTTCAAATGGCCCGCGTCATGAGCTTAATGGCATTACGTTTCTTGGTTCCAGTCCAGCAGATGGTGACCCTGATGGGCAAGCAGATGACAACCTTTCAGGTAATGCCGACGAAGATGGCGTAGGCTTTGTTTCCGCCCTTGACCCTGGTTTGAGTTCTGTCATCACCGTCAATGCATCAACCACAGGCTATCTATCTGCTTGGTTTGACTGGAACCGAGACGGCGATTTTTTAGATCCTGGTGAACAAGTCTTTACCGATGAACTTCTCAGCGCAGGCACCAATGTAATGCCATTTGTGGTCTCTACATCTGCAACAGCAGGCGCAAGTTGGAGCCGTTTCCGCTTTAGCCAAGAAACAGGGTTAAGCTACAATGGCGGTTCAACTTCTGGTGAAGTAGAGGATCACCCAATTACGATCACAAATAACGGTTACTCCATTGAGTACTTCCCAAGTGCAAACAGCTTCGCTACGGTTGCATTTGAAGATAACTGGCCGTACACCGTCGATTACGATATGAATGACGTTGTCGTCAAGTTCCGTATCACCGAGATGCTTCTTGCCAGTCATATTGAAAACATCCAAATCACCGGTGATTTAGCTGCCTATGGTGCTAGTTACAAAAACGGGTTTGCGATTCGTCTTCCTGGCATAGATAAGAGCATTATTGAAACGGGGCTAACAACGCTCTCCATTAATGGTGTCGAACAAGCAACAAGCGGGCTAGAAGCCATTTCTAATGAAGCGATCTTCATCATTGATGATAACTTGAGTGACTTTGCTTCAAGCAGCTGTGACTATTTCCGAACAGAGTCAGGTTGTACCGACAGCATTGCCCTTAACTTTACTCTTAATATCTACTTTACTGAAGACTCTGACCGTTCTGGACTTCAAACTAAGCCATACGACCCATTCATCTTTGCAACACCAGACGAATACCACGGTGAAGGCATTTCTTTCCAACCTGGTCGTAAATGGGAAGTACATTTACCTGGTCAAGCACCAACCGAACAATTCGATACTAGCCTATTCGGCATAGGGCTGGATGCAAGTAACAGTGGTACGAATAACTACTTTAAAACAGCAACCTATCTGCCATGGGCTCTATTAATTGTCGAAGATTGGAAGTGGCCTTTAGAGCGTGTAGACATGGTCGTAGCCTATCCAGAATTCAAAACATGGGCTGAATCAGGTGGTGTTCAAAGTACAAACTGGCATGAATCACCAACAACAGCTAAATGCTACATTCCATAG
- a CDS encoding sulfurtransferase encodes MSALISVDELQSIIGHSNVKCLDASIAFQIPSETTKIQDCWIPGTLRFDYDNVFCQPNSPLPHMMPTENDFNEQAQQLGLNHDDILVVYDNSGTLASPRAWWMLKAMGHKKVHVLNGGLPAWIAAGLPTHSSITESQSTGDFCGKLDPTAFVDAQTVLSHVDNISANIVDARAKPRFLGQVAEPRKGLRSGHIPHSCCQPFQELISNGKIKDNSELKPFFDALNLKQTKPTIFSCGSGVTACILLLAAYQLGIEKLSVYDGSWTEWGSNDTFPIEKG; translated from the coding sequence ATGAGCGCTCTTATTTCCGTCGATGAGTTACAGTCAATAATTGGACATAGTAATGTAAAGTGCTTGGATGCCAGTATTGCTTTCCAAATACCCTCAGAAACCACGAAAATACAAGATTGCTGGATTCCAGGAACACTTCGTTTTGATTATGACAACGTATTTTGCCAGCCTAATTCTCCTCTGCCTCATATGATGCCAACGGAAAATGATTTTAATGAACAAGCTCAGCAATTAGGTCTTAATCATGATGATATTCTTGTGGTCTACGACAATTCAGGCACTCTCGCCTCTCCTAGAGCTTGGTGGATGCTTAAGGCGATGGGCCATAAGAAAGTTCATGTTCTTAATGGAGGGCTGCCAGCTTGGATTGCAGCTGGTTTACCGACGCACTCATCCATCACAGAGTCACAATCAACAGGGGACTTCTGTGGCAAATTAGACCCAACCGCTTTTGTAGATGCACAAACGGTTCTCAGCCATGTTGACAATATAAGCGCTAATATTGTTGATGCTAGAGCTAAGCCTCGCTTCCTTGGACAAGTTGCAGAACCCAGAAAAGGGCTTAGAAGTGGTCATATCCCCCATTCATGTTGCCAGCCTTTCCAAGAACTGATTTCAAATGGAAAGATTAAAGACAACAGTGAACTTAAGCCCTTTTTCGATGCACTTAACCTCAAGCAAACTAAGCCGACTATTTTTAGCTGTGGCTCTGGTGTGACCGCATGTATTTTACTTCTCGCAGCGTATCAACTGGGCATAGAAAAGCTGTCTGTCTATGACGGTTCCTGGACAGAATGGGGCTCCAATGATACCTTCCCAATAGAGAAGGGCTAA
- a CDS encoding sugar-binding transcriptional regulator — protein sequence MSHSNQEITVESTELLTEMSIAYYQDGATQEEISKKFAISRAKVGRMLKQARDEGIVEITVKYHPVFSAKIEQRLIERFGVKRALVALDQPNEDAQRLQVSGLVSNYLTSSLKNGMVVAVGQGRNVSSVAHHIGVITPRDCKFVCGIGGIHPRGGKYNADHICRQFAKKYGGSSETLYAPAYAENLEQKMAFMQNATVKQTLDLARKADIALVGVGDMNENSYMVDLGWFTPEEVVQSRLTQGVIGDFAGYDFFDIHGRVANTVMSDRVIGLGIEEFRPIAEVIAIAAENSKPLALLGALRTGVIDVIATSVSNALTVLNLDEQMQAKSDLFTS from the coding sequence ATGAGTCATTCAAATCAAGAAATTACTGTTGAGAGTACAGAGTTACTGACCGAAATGTCTATCGCTTATTATCAGGATGGCGCAACTCAAGAAGAGATTTCGAAAAAATTTGCGATATCACGGGCAAAAGTTGGTCGAATGCTAAAGCAGGCGCGTGATGAGGGCATTGTTGAAATTACGGTGAAATACCATCCGGTCTTCAGTGCTAAAATTGAGCAACGCTTGATTGAACGTTTTGGTGTAAAACGAGCTTTGGTAGCACTGGATCAACCTAACGAAGATGCACAGCGCTTACAAGTCTCCGGCCTTGTCTCGAATTATTTAACAAGCTCACTGAAAAATGGCATGGTAGTGGCGGTTGGGCAGGGAAGGAATGTCTCCTCAGTGGCTCATCATATCGGTGTGATCACCCCAAGGGATTGTAAATTTGTTTGTGGTATTGGAGGAATTCACCCTCGTGGTGGTAAGTACAATGCCGATCATATCTGTCGGCAATTTGCCAAGAAATATGGTGGTAGCTCTGAAACACTTTATGCGCCTGCTTATGCGGAAAATCTTGAGCAAAAAATGGCTTTTATGCAAAATGCAACGGTTAAACAAACCTTAGATTTAGCCCGCAAAGCCGATATTGCCCTCGTAGGGGTGGGTGATATGAATGAAAATAGCTACATGGTTGACCTTGGATGGTTTACACCAGAAGAAGTCGTCCAGTCCCGTTTAACTCAAGGAGTAATAGGAGACTTCGCGGGGTATGACTTTTTTGACATTCATGGCAGAGTGGCTAATACAGTGATGAGTGATCGAGTGATTGGCTTGGGCATCGAAGAGTTTAGGCCAATTGCCGAGGTGATTGCTATTGCTGCCGAAAACAGTAAGCCTTTAGCACTATTAGGTGCTTTACGTACAGGTGTGATTGATGTCATCGCGACAAGCGTGAGTAATGCTTTGACGGTGCTTAATCTTGATGAGCAAATGCAAGCGAAGAGTGATTTATTTACAAGCTAG
- the tal gene encoding transaldolase, translating into MSNKLEQLRKLTTVVADTGEIDAIKKYQPEDATTNPSLILKAAQIEEYAPLIDASIEYAKAQSNDKAQQVQDTCDMLAVNIGKEILKTIPGRISTEVDARLSYDTEGSVAKARQLVKMYNDAGITNDRILIKLASTWEGIRAAEILEKEGINCNLTLLFSFAQARACAEAGVFLISPFVGRIMDWYKAREGRDFEAQEDPGVISVTSIYNYYKEYGYNTVVMGASFRNIGEILELAGCDRLTIAPALLAELEAAEGEVVEKLVDSKGAKERPAAMTHAEFLWDHNQDAMAVEKLAEGIRNFAIDQGKLEDMIAAKL; encoded by the coding sequence ATGAGCAACAAGTTAGAGCAACTTCGTAAACTAACCACAGTCGTCGCAGACACTGGCGAAATTGACGCAATCAAAAAATACCAACCAGAAGATGCGACAACGAACCCATCTCTTATCCTAAAAGCGGCTCAAATTGAAGAGTACGCTCCTCTAATCGACGCTTCTATTGAATACGCAAAAGCACAAAGCAACGATAAAGCACAACAAGTTCAAGACACTTGTGACATGCTTGCAGTAAACATCGGTAAAGAGATTCTAAAAACGATTCCTGGTCGTATCTCAACAGAAGTAGACGCTCGTCTATCTTATGATACGGAAGGCAGCGTAGCGAAAGCACGCCAGCTAGTAAAAATGTACAACGACGCAGGCATCACTAACGACCGCATCCTAATCAAACTGGCTTCTACTTGGGAAGGTATCCGCGCTGCAGAGATCCTCGAAAAAGAAGGCATCAACTGTAATCTAACCCTTCTATTCTCTTTTGCTCAGGCTCGTGCTTGTGCTGAAGCTGGCGTATTCTTAATCTCTCCATTCGTTGGTCGTATCATGGACTGGTATAAAGCGAGAGAAGGTCGTGACTTCGAAGCTCAAGAAGATCCAGGCGTAATCTCTGTAACAAGTATCTACAACTACTACAAAGAGTACGGCTACAACACGGTAGTGATGGGCGCAAGCTTCCGTAACATCGGCGAAATTCTAGAACTTGCAGGTTGTGACCGTCTCACTATCGCTCCAGCTTTACTTGCTGAATTGGAAGCAGCAGAAGGTGAAGTCGTTGAGAAGCTGGTTGACTCTAAAGGTGCGAAAGAGCGCCCAGCAGCAATGACTCACGCTGAATTCCTATGGGATCATAACCAAGATGCAATGGCTGTTGAAAAACTAGCTGAAGGTATCCGTAACTTCGCTATTGACCAAGGTAAACTAGAAGACATGATCGCAGCAAAGCTGTAA
- the tkt gene encoding transketolase, producing MDRKNLANAIRALSMDGVQQANSGHPGAPMGMADIAEVLWRSHLNHNPSNPEWADRDRFVLSNGHGSMLIYSLLHLAGYELSIDDLKNFRQLHSKTPGHPEYGYAPGIETTTGPLGQGITNAVGMAMAEKALAAQFNKEGHEIVNHFTYAFMGDGCLMEGISHEACSLAGTLGLGKLIAFWDDNGISIDGHVEGWFSDDTPKRFEAYGWHVIPAVDGHDPEAINAAIIAAKADPRPTLICTKTIIGFGSPNKSGSHDCHGAPLGAEEIAATRKELGWEHGPFEIPQEVYAEWSAKEAGAAKEASWNEKLAAYEAAYPELAAEFKRRVNGELPAEWEAKANQIIVDLQANPANIASRKASQNALEAFGQMLPEFMGGSADLAPSNLTMWSGSKSLEANDFSGNYIHYGVREFGMTAIMNGIALHGGFVPYGATFLMFMEYARNAMRMAALMKIQNIQVYTHDSIGLGEDGPTHQPVEQMASLRLTPNMSTWRPCDQVESAVAWKLAIERKDAPTALIFSRQNLAQQARTAEQVADIAKGAYILKDSDGKPELILIATGSEVELAMKAAEQLTTEGKKVRVVSMPSTDAFDKQDAAYRESVLPSDVTARIAIEAGIADFWYKYVGFDGRIIGMTTFGESAPANQLFEMFGFTVENVVNTANELLA from the coding sequence ATGGACCGCAAAAATCTAGCTAATGCTATTCGTGCACTAAGCATGGACGGTGTACAACAAGCAAACTCTGGCCACCCAGGTGCACCTATGGGCATGGCTGACATCGCTGAAGTTCTTTGGCGTTCTCACCTGAATCACAACCCATCAAATCCGGAATGGGCTGACCGCGACCGTTTTGTACTGTCTAACGGTCATGGCTCTATGCTGATCTATTCTCTACTGCACCTTGCAGGCTACGAGCTTTCTATCGACGATCTTAAGAACTTCCGCCAGCTTCATTCGAAGACCCCAGGTCACCCAGAATACGGCTACGCGCCTGGTATCGAAACAACAACGGGCCCTCTCGGTCAAGGCATCACTAACGCAGTGGGTATGGCAATGGCTGAGAAAGCACTAGCCGCTCAGTTCAACAAAGAAGGCCACGAGATTGTTAATCACTTTACTTATGCTTTCATGGGTGATGGCTGCTTGATGGAAGGTATTTCGCACGAGGCTTGCTCTCTTGCAGGTACACTAGGCCTTGGCAAACTGATCGCATTCTGGGATGACAACGGCATCTCTATCGACGGTCACGTTGAAGGTTGGTTCTCTGATGACACACCTAAACGTTTTGAAGCTTATGGTTGGCACGTCATTCCAGCGGTAGATGGTCACGATCCTGAAGCAATTAACGCTGCTATCATTGCTGCAAAAGCAGACCCACGCCCTACGCTTATCTGTACTAAAACGATCATCGGTTTTGGTTCTCCAAACAAATCGGGTTCACACGACTGTCACGGTGCGCCACTCGGTGCTGAAGAAATTGCAGCGACACGTAAAGAACTAGGTTGGGAACACGGTCCTTTTGAAATTCCGCAGGAAGTCTACGCAGAATGGTCAGCAAAAGAAGCAGGCGCAGCTAAGGAAGCTTCGTGGAACGAGAAACTTGCAGCTTATGAAGCAGCATACCCTGAGCTGGCCGCTGAATTCAAACGCCGCGTAAACGGTGAACTGCCTGCTGAATGGGAAGCAAAAGCAAACCAAATCATTGTTGACCTTCAAGCAAACCCTGCAAACATCGCATCACGTAAAGCTTCTCAAAACGCACTAGAAGCGTTTGGTCAAATGCTTCCGGAATTCATGGGCGGCTCTGCTGACCTAGCGCCGTCTAACCTAACCATGTGGTCTGGCTCTAAATCTCTAGAAGCAAACGACTTCTCTGGTAACTACATCCACTATGGTGTACGTGAATTCGGTATGACCGCGATCATGAACGGTATCGCGCTACACGGCGGTTTCGTGCCTTACGGCGCTACATTCCTAATGTTCATGGAGTACGCTCGTAATGCAATGCGCATGGCGGCTCTGATGAAAATTCAGAACATCCAGGTGTACACGCACGACTCTATCGGTCTTGGCGAAGATGGCCCAACTCACCAACCGGTTGAGCAAATGGCCTCTCTGCGTCTTACTCCAAACATGAGTACATGGCGTCCATGTGACCAAGTTGAGTCTGCAGTAGCATGGAAACTGGCGATTGAACGTAAAGACGCACCAACGGCACTGATTTTCTCTCGTCAAAACCTAGCGCAACAAGCACGTACAGCAGAGCAAGTCGCTGACATCGCGAAAGGTGCATACATCCTGAAAGACAGTGACGGCAAGCCAGAGCTGATCCTAATCGCGACAGGTTCTGAAGTTGAACTCGCAATGAAAGCAGCTGAGCAACTTACCACTGAAGGTAAGAAAGTACGCGTTGTTTCAATGCCATCTACTGATGCATTCGACAAGCAAGATGCTGCTTACCGTGAATCTGTACTACCATCAGACGTCACCGCTCGTATCGCAATCGAAGCGGGTATCGCTGACTTCTGGTACAAGTACGTAGGCTTTGACGGTCGCATCATTGGCATGACGACATTTGGTGAATCTGCGCCGGCAAATCAGCTGTTTGAAATGTTTGGTTTTACGGTAGAAAACGTCGTGAATACAGCAAACGAACTGCTTGCTTAA